The following are encoded together in the Lathyrus oleraceus cultivar Zhongwan6 chromosome 3, CAAS_Psat_ZW6_1.0, whole genome shotgun sequence genome:
- the LOC127130196 gene encoding uncharacterized protein LOC127130196 has product MTTTKKRICVKSFQQQQQSVSSTNSIIIAEPEFYLPDDCWEHVFSFLINPVDGTQDFKSLSLVSKHFLSITNRLIFSIRIHHPHLCLLSRFFHRFSNLNSLHLWFESRDLDAAIALALRDRPTLKSLSIFRLALKDTNCVASHYIDSFLSLKGLNYLKFWCSQISDDLLYSIARESLPLKTFVLENCIGYSYPGIYDLLSKFHGIQYLGLQGVDFLNNHHVSRLSLLLPDLLSINLSGCSNLTESALFALIKNCYSLAEIRMGGIYVERDSVENYDTLKDFDVHPQLKFLHFPGNSLINDEIIILFASIFPNLELLDVSYIDGDISEKSICQILSKCCKVRHLNLATCKEVRRLKMNFVLHKLEVLNLSGTEVDDKTLYDISKSCCGLLQLFLMCCKYVTTTGVVRVIENCLELEKIYLRCCDKVNIDVVVSMLSSRPSLAEVHFPTIIYL; this is encoded by the coding sequence ATGACGACGACGAAGAAGAGAATTTGTGTCAAATcttttcaacaacaacaacaatcagTTTCTTCTACAAATTCAATTATAATTGCGGAACCTGAATTTTACTTACCAGATGACTGCTGGGAGCATGTCTTCTCATTCCTCATCAATCCAGTCGACGGCACTCAAGACTTTAAATCCCTTTCTCTCGTCTCAAAACACTTTCTCTCCATCACCAACCGTCTCATATTCTCTATCAGAATTCATCATCCACACCTTTGTTTACTCTCTCGTTTCTTTCATAGATTCTCCAACCTtaattctctccatctctggtTCGAATCCCGTGATCTCGATGCAGCCATTGCTTTGGCTCTCCGTGACAGACCAACATTGAAATCTTTATCTATTTTCAGGCTTGCGCTAAAGGATACAAACTGTGTTGCTTCACATTACATTGATTCCTTCCTGAGTTTGAAGGGTCTGAATTATCTGAAGTTTTGGTGTTCACAAATCTCTGATGATTTGCTTTACTCTATTGCAAGAGAAAGTCTTCCTTTGAAGACTTTTGTTCTTGAAAATTGTATCGGCTATAGTTACCCTGGAATTTATGATTTACTATCCAAGTTTCATGGGATACAATATTTGGGTCTTCAAGGTGTTGATTTTCTAAATAATCATCATGTTTCCCGCTTGTCTTTACTTCTTCCCGACTTGTTATCTATAAACCTTAGTGGATGTTCCAACCTCACCGAATCAGCTTTGTTTGCCCTCATTAAAAACTGTTATTCACTTGCTGAGATCAGAATGGGAGGCATATATGTTGAGAGAGATAGTGTAGAAAATTATGATACTTTGAAAGATTTTGATGTCCACCCTCAATTAAAGTTTCTACATTTTCCTGGAAATTCACTTATAAACGACGAGATCATCATATTATTTGCTTCCATTTTCCCCAATTTGGAGCTTCTTGATGTGAGTTATATAGATGGTGACATATCTGAAAAAAGTATTTGTCAAATTCTAAGTAAATGTTGTAAGGTTAGACATTTGAACTTGGCCACATGTAAAGAAGTGAGACGACTCAAAATGAACTTTGTACTTCACAAGTTAGAGGTGTTGAATTTGTCCGGTACAGAAGTTGATGATAAAACACTCTACGACATCTCAAAGAGTTGTTGTGGGCTTTTACAACTATTCCTAATGTGTTGTAAATATGTCACAACTACGGGTGTGGTGCGTGTGATTGAAAATTGCTTAGAGTTGGAGAAGATCTATTTGAGATGTTGTGATAAAGTGAATATTGATGTTGTTGTCTCAATGCTTTCATCAAGGCCATCATTAGCAGAAGTTCATTTCCCCACCATAATTTATCTTTAG